One Burkholderia vietnamiensis LMG 10929 genomic window carries:
- a CDS encoding ATP-binding protein produces MSGLQQAIARWRSASLRRRLLMWLLPAACAIGLVASAGTYWGALRELDDLLDDQMRSMSKQIVVGPNGELSFRDRGSDKHGFKRDDPDAVLLQVWRDGTLVYSTDRESALPPPTRSGIASVDVDGQPWRTYVTERAGTTIRLAQARHARWEAIAGIAVHLLWPVFSMLPVLAIGLWFGIGAGLRPLRTIASGLKRRNANNLEPVDVASMPNEVRPLAEAINDLLARLERAFTLQRHFIADAAHELRTPIMGLSIQSELLRRASTADEREQILAQIHAGTTRLGHLAEQLLTLARLEPDAPAAAAAAARVDLAALCRSVVAERARVADAHRIDLGAIVSSPVMAAGNPDTLRVLLNNLVDNAIRYAGEGARVDVSARVEGATPVLEVADNGPGIPEAERNDVWERFYRGAGAQAVTSSGSGLGLSIVKRIAEQHRATVSLGTTEGGRGLTVTVRFPAAA; encoded by the coding sequence ATGAGCGGCCTGCAACAGGCGATCGCGCGCTGGCGCAGCGCGTCGCTGCGGCGGCGCCTGCTGATGTGGCTGCTGCCCGCCGCCTGCGCGATCGGGCTGGTCGCGAGCGCGGGCACCTACTGGGGCGCGCTGCGCGAACTCGACGACCTGCTCGACGATCAGATGCGCAGCATGTCGAAGCAGATCGTGGTCGGCCCGAACGGCGAGCTGTCGTTCCGCGATCGCGGCAGCGACAAGCACGGCTTCAAGCGCGACGATCCCGACGCCGTACTGCTGCAGGTATGGCGCGACGGCACGCTCGTCTATTCGACCGATCGCGAATCGGCGCTGCCGCCGCCGACGCGGTCGGGCATCGCGAGCGTCGACGTCGACGGCCAGCCGTGGCGCACCTACGTGACCGAACGCGCCGGCACCACGATCCGGCTCGCACAGGCGCGCCACGCGCGCTGGGAAGCGATCGCGGGCATCGCCGTGCATCTGCTGTGGCCGGTGTTCTCGATGCTGCCGGTGCTCGCGATCGGGCTGTGGTTCGGCATCGGCGCGGGGCTGCGACCGCTGCGCACGATCGCGTCCGGGCTGAAGCGCAGGAATGCCAACAACCTCGAACCGGTCGACGTCGCGTCGATGCCGAACGAGGTTCGCCCGCTCGCCGAAGCGATCAACGACCTGCTCGCGCGGCTCGAGCGCGCCTTCACACTGCAGCGGCACTTCATCGCCGACGCCGCGCACGAGCTGCGCACGCCGATCATGGGATTGTCGATACAGTCGGAATTGTTGCGGCGCGCGTCGACGGCCGACGAACGCGAGCAGATCCTCGCGCAGATCCATGCGGGCACGACGCGTCTCGGCCATCTCGCCGAGCAGTTGCTGACGCTCGCGCGCCTCGAGCCCGATGCGCCGGCGGCCGCAGCGGCCGCCGCGCGCGTCGATCTCGCGGCACTGTGCCGCTCGGTCGTCGCGGAGCGCGCGCGGGTCGCCGATGCGCATCGCATCGACCTCGGCGCGATCGTGTCGTCGCCGGTGATGGCCGCCGGCAATCCCGACACGCTGCGCGTGCTGCTGAACAACCTGGTCGACAACGCGATCCGCTATGCGGGCGAAGGTGCGCGCGTCGACGTGTCGGCACGCGTCGAAGGCGCGACGCCCGTGCTCGAAGTCGCCGACAACGGCCCCGGCATCCCCGAGGCGGAACGCAACGACGTGTGGGAACGCTTCTATCGCGGCGCGGGCGCGCAGGCCGTCACGTCGTCCGGCAGCGGACTCGGGCTGTCGATCGTCAAACGGATCGCCGAACAGCATCGCGCGACCGTCTCGCTCGGCACGACCGAGGGCGGACGCGGGCTGACGGTGACGGTGCGCTTCCCGGCCGCGGCATGA
- a CDS encoding response regulator: MRVLLVEDDPLIGSGLEQGLRQEGFAVDWVKDGDAASLALRSTGYGLLLLDLGLPNRDGLSVLAALRRRDETLPAIIITARDGVPDRIAGLDSGADDYLVKPFVLEELLARIRAVTRRHAGRAQTTLAIGPLRLDPIKHLVWLNDDEVTLSPKEFVLLHELMRDPGAVISREQFEERLYSWGEEIESNAVQVHIHNLRKKLGHDMIRTVRGVGYRIGDSA; encoded by the coding sequence ATGCGCGTACTGCTCGTCGAGGACGATCCGCTGATCGGCAGCGGGCTCGAACAGGGCCTCAGACAGGAAGGCTTCGCGGTCGACTGGGTGAAGGACGGCGACGCCGCGTCGCTCGCGCTGCGCTCGACCGGCTACGGGCTGCTGCTGCTCGACCTCGGGCTGCCGAACCGCGACGGTCTGTCGGTGCTCGCGGCACTGCGCCGCCGCGACGAAACGCTGCCCGCGATCATCATCACCGCGCGCGACGGCGTGCCGGACCGCATCGCCGGCCTCGACAGCGGCGCCGACGACTACCTCGTCAAGCCGTTCGTGCTCGAGGAGCTGCTCGCGCGCATTCGCGCGGTCACGCGGCGTCACGCCGGGCGCGCGCAGACGACGCTCGCGATCGGCCCGCTGCGGCTCGATCCGATCAAGCATCTGGTGTGGCTCAACGACGACGAAGTTACGCTGTCGCCGAAGGAGTTCGTGCTGCTGCACGAACTGATGCGCGACCCCGGCGCGGTGATCTCGCGCGAACAGTTCGAGGAACGGCTGTACAGCTGGGGCGAAGAGATCGAGAGCAACGCGGTGCAGGTTCACATCCACAACCTGCGCAAGAAGCTCGGTCATGACATGATCCGCACGGTGCGCGGCGTCGGCTACCGGATCGGTGACAGCGCATGA
- a CDS encoding YgiW/YdeI family stress tolerance OB fold protein encodes MKKRFSILAVALATLSAGAHAQYTGPSAAAATTVKDLLATGKDDQPVQLHGRIVRHVGGDDYEFADATGTIRVEIDRKLWAAGQPVSEQSDVKLTGEFERKWSGSVKVDVDRVDVLR; translated from the coding sequence ATGAAGAAACGGTTCAGCATCCTGGCCGTCGCGCTCGCCACGCTGTCGGCGGGCGCGCACGCGCAATACACGGGGCCGTCGGCGGCCGCCGCCACGACCGTGAAGGACCTGCTCGCCACCGGCAAGGACGACCAGCCGGTGCAGTTGCACGGACGGATCGTCCGGCACGTCGGCGGCGACGACTACGAGTTCGCCGATGCGACCGGCACGATCCGCGTCGAAATCGACCGGAAGCTGTGGGCGGCGGGGCAGCCCGTCAGCGAGCAGAGCGACGTGAAGCTGACCGGCGAGTTCGAGCGCAAGTGGTCCGGCAGCGTGAAGGTCGACGTCGATCGCGTGGACGTGCTGCGCTGA
- a CDS encoding MurR/RpiR family transcriptional regulator yields the protein MAANFDELASRIRAQFSELSPQFQAGAAFLLDHPDEVATSSMRKVAQHAQVQPASLVRLAQQFGFPGWNELRDLCVARVRTRPEPLTQRARSLVRPDAKASLAHDLLAAQQHNLSVTAAQNEHALADAAKLIRKAAHVHVAGFRSCYPVAFGFVYGYRLFRPTVSLLNGVAGSLEMELRTIAKHSVTVIISFAPYSAEATRVAQAAKAQGSKIVAITDSAVAPIALHADAQLIFTHDSPSFFPSLVAAHAMAEALVAQLLALEGSGAVAALERTEAELHAKGAYVV from the coding sequence ATGGCTGCCAATTTCGATGAACTCGCGTCCCGGATTCGGGCGCAATTTTCCGAACTGAGCCCGCAATTCCAGGCGGGTGCTGCATTTCTGCTCGATCATCCCGACGAGGTCGCCACGTCGTCGATGCGCAAGGTCGCGCAGCACGCGCAGGTTCAGCCCGCGTCGCTCGTGCGCCTCGCGCAGCAATTCGGTTTTCCCGGCTGGAACGAGCTGCGCGATCTGTGCGTCGCGCGCGTGCGCACGCGCCCCGAGCCGCTCACGCAGCGCGCGCGCTCGCTCGTGCGGCCCGACGCGAAGGCGTCGCTCGCGCACGACCTGCTCGCGGCCCAGCAGCACAATCTGTCGGTGACCGCCGCACAGAACGAGCACGCGCTCGCCGACGCCGCGAAGCTGATCCGCAAGGCAGCGCACGTGCACGTCGCGGGCTTCCGGTCGTGCTATCCGGTGGCGTTCGGTTTCGTGTACGGCTACCGGCTGTTCCGGCCGACCGTGTCGCTGCTCAACGGCGTCGCCGGTTCGCTCGAGATGGAGCTGCGCACGATCGCGAAACACAGCGTGACCGTGATCATCAGCTTCGCGCCGTATTCGGCCGAAGCGACGCGCGTGGCGCAGGCCGCGAAAGCGCAGGGCAGCAAGATCGTCGCGATCACCGACAGCGCGGTCGCGCCGATCGCGCTGCATGCCGATGCGCAACTGATCTTCACGCACGACAGCCCGTCGTTCTTTCCGTCGCTCGTGGCCGCGCATGCGATGGCCGAAGCGCTGGTCGCGCAGCTGCTCGCGCTGGAAGGCAGCGGTGCGGTCGCGGCGCTCGAGCGCACCGAAGCCGAGTTGCATGCGAAGGGCGCGTACGTCGTGTAG
- a CDS encoding isocitrate lyase/PEP mutase family protein, whose translation MSDSVLQLRHAQAFRALHTRPGAFIIPNPWDAGSARLLAMAGFDALATTSAGFAYSRGRPDNAIGRDEMLAHIAEIVAAGGLPVSADLENGFGDAPDTVADTIRLAAAAGAVGGSIEDATGRADAPIYPHDLAVERIAAAVAAARELPFPFMLTARCENYLHGRRDLADTIARLTAYRDAGADVIYAPGLTDRDDIAAVTRAVGAPVNVVMGLRGGVLSMDELAALGVKRVSVGGALARTALGAFLRAATEMARDGTFTFAQEAVPGSDLDRWFAARDNSPVRFAE comes from the coding sequence ATGTCCGATTCCGTTCTGCAATTGCGCCACGCGCAAGCGTTTCGTGCGCTGCATACGCGCCCCGGCGCGTTCATCATCCCGAACCCGTGGGATGCCGGCTCCGCGCGGCTGCTCGCGATGGCCGGCTTCGACGCGCTCGCCACCACCAGCGCCGGTTTCGCCTATTCGCGCGGCCGGCCGGACAACGCGATCGGCCGTGACGAAATGCTCGCGCACATCGCGGAGATCGTCGCCGCAGGCGGTCTGCCGGTCAGCGCCGATCTCGAGAACGGCTTCGGCGATGCGCCCGACACGGTGGCCGACACGATCCGGCTGGCGGCCGCGGCCGGCGCGGTGGGCGGCTCGATCGAGGATGCGACCGGACGCGCCGACGCGCCGATCTATCCGCACGACCTCGCGGTCGAGCGCATCGCGGCGGCCGTTGCCGCGGCGCGCGAGCTGCCGTTTCCGTTCATGCTGACCGCGCGTTGCGAGAACTATCTGCACGGACGCCGCGATCTCGCCGACACGATCGCGCGGTTGACCGCCTATCGCGATGCGGGCGCCGACGTGATCTATGCGCCGGGCCTGACCGATCGCGACGACATCGCGGCCGTCACCCGCGCCGTCGGCGCGCCGGTCAATGTCGTGATGGGGCTGCGGGGCGGCGTGCTGAGCATGGATGAACTCGCCGCGCTCGGCGTGAAGCGCGTGAGCGTCGGCGGCGCGCTCGCGCGGACCGCGCTGGGCGCATTCCTGCGGGCGGCGACGGAAATGGCGCGCGACGGCACGTTTACCTTCGCGCAAGAGGCGGTGCCGGGCAGCGATCTCGATCGCTGGTTCGCCGCGCGGGACAATTCGCCGGTCCGTTTCGCAGAATGA
- a CDS encoding YodC family protein, which translates to MTIRENHRSRFRVGDVVTLKTGGPRMTVTYAGPVVFDDADWLICQWFDDGGHFRQEMFHHEMVAPEPRAISAGRARVRMQTFRFRSAA; encoded by the coding sequence ATGACAATCCGAGAAAATCACCGCAGCCGCTTTCGCGTCGGCGATGTCGTGACGCTGAAAACCGGCGGCCCGCGCATGACCGTGACTTACGCGGGCCCCGTCGTGTTCGACGACGCCGACTGGCTGATCTGCCAGTGGTTCGACGACGGCGGCCACTTCCGGCAGGAAATGTTTCACCACGAGATGGTCGCGCCGGAGCCGCGCGCGATTTCGGCGGGCCGCGCGCGCGTGCGCATGCAAACGTTTCGCTTTCGTTCGGCGGCCTGA
- a CDS encoding cytochrome P450: MNPTDPIAAVTHRDPYPYYATLVDGPPLAFDATLGLWVASRAASVAAVLGHPTCRVRPLDAPVPPALRGTTAGALFGDLIRMNDGALRERTASLAGRRLRAPLDAEALNAWCLTVPVCAVADLLGFDEAQLDDIAALVVAFVAALSPLSDDATLARASDAARRLLERMTERVARTRARDGSLVAAVQDAARAAGWQAGGALVTNLVGLLSQTCEASAAWLGNALIAWEESARASADGGRAIPDAAALDAFVAEVGRFDSPVQNTRRFVASHTTIEGVSVDAGAAILVVLAAANRDPAVHREPHRLLPGRAPAPTFGFGKGPHGCPGERIARAVTTGAFDVWLHASSGELPSGLVWDYRASTNIRMPNFGIASQA, from the coding sequence ATGAACCCGACCGATCCGATTGCCGCGGTTACGCACCGCGATCCCTATCCCTACTACGCGACGCTCGTCGACGGGCCGCCGCTCGCGTTCGACGCGACGCTCGGCCTGTGGGTCGCGAGCCGCGCGGCCAGCGTGGCGGCGGTGCTCGGCCATCCGACCTGCCGCGTCAGGCCGCTCGATGCGCCGGTGCCGCCCGCGTTGCGCGGCACCACCGCCGGCGCGCTGTTCGGCGACCTGATCCGCATGAACGACGGCGCGTTGCGCGAGCGGACCGCGTCGCTCGCCGGCCGCCGCCTGCGCGCGCCGCTCGACGCTGAGGCATTGAACGCATGGTGCCTGACGGTGCCCGTCTGCGCGGTCGCCGATCTGCTCGGCTTCGATGAAGCACAGCTCGACGACATCGCTGCGCTCGTCGTCGCGTTCGTCGCCGCGCTGTCGCCGCTGTCGGACGACGCGACGCTGGCGCGTGCAAGCGATGCTGCGCGGCGCTTGCTCGAACGGATGACGGAGCGGGTCGCACGCACGCGCGCCCGGGACGGGTCGCTCGTCGCGGCGGTTCAGGATGCGGCGCGCGCCGCGGGCTGGCAGGCCGGCGGCGCGCTGGTCACGAATCTGGTCGGATTGCTGTCGCAGACATGCGAGGCGAGCGCCGCGTGGCTCGGCAATGCGCTGATCGCTTGGGAAGAGTCGGCGCGCGCGAGCGCGGACGGCGGGCGGGCGATTCCGGATGCCGCTGCGCTCGACGCATTCGTCGCGGAAGTGGGGCGCTTCGATTCGCCGGTGCAGAACACACGCCGCTTCGTCGCGTCGCATACGACGATCGAAGGCGTGAGCGTCGATGCCGGCGCGGCGATCCTCGTCGTGCTCGCCGCGGCGAACCGCGATCCGGCCGTGCATCGCGAGCCGCATCGCCTGCTGCCCGGCCGCGCGCCTGCGCCGACTTTCGGCTTCGGTAAGGGGCCGCATGGCTGCCCGGGCGAGCGCATCGCGCGGGCGGTGACGACGGGGGCGTTCGACGTGTGGTTACATGCGAGCAGCGGCGAGCTGCCCAGCGGGCTCGTGTGGGACTACCGCGCGTCGACCAACATCAGGATGCCGAACTTCGGCATCGCGAGCCAGGCGTGA
- a CDS encoding superinfection immunity protein codes for MPHAVLIQVAGSIAAIALYFLPAVIADRRGRHDKLTIAMFNALFGWTGIGWLMTLYWACQPNPRADVAQTILAKRRGISMRTFSTGLVERVQRRIAAQEQWAEKQGCR; via the coding sequence ATGCCACACGCAGTCCTGATTCAGGTAGCCGGTTCGATCGCAGCGATCGCGCTCTATTTCCTGCCGGCCGTCATCGCCGACCGGCGCGGGCGGCACGACAAGCTGACGATCGCGATGTTCAACGCACTGTTCGGATGGACCGGCATCGGCTGGCTGATGACGCTCTACTGGGCGTGCCAGCCGAACCCGCGGGCCGACGTCGCGCAAACGATCCTCGCGAAGCGCCGCGGCATCAGCATGCGGACCTTCTCGACCGGCCTCGTCGAGCGCGTGCAGCGCCGTATCGCCGCCCAGGAGCAATGGGCCGAAAAGCAGGGCTGCCGCTGA
- a CDS encoding rhodanese-like domain-containing protein gives MSYVTDVPAADSASAATHFEASLRFETDCWDVHDALTSGAADFVLLDVRGPEQFAAGHVPGARNLPHRKIVAGKLGDHPADTLFVVYCAGPHCNGAARAAIRLARLGRPVKLMIGGIAGWRDEGFALSNDAQMETGAMH, from the coding sequence ATGTCATATGTCACCGACGTCCCGGCCGCCGACAGCGCAAGCGCCGCCACGCATTTCGAAGCGTCGCTGCGGTTCGAAACCGATTGCTGGGACGTGCACGACGCGCTCACGTCCGGCGCAGCCGATTTCGTGCTGCTCGACGTTCGCGGTCCCGAACAATTCGCGGCCGGCCACGTGCCGGGCGCGCGCAACCTGCCGCACCGCAAGATCGTCGCGGGCAAGCTCGGCGACCATCCGGCCGACACGCTGTTCGTCGTCTACTGCGCGGGCCCGCACTGCAACGGCGCCGCGCGCGCGGCGATCCGGCTCGCGCGGCTCGGCCGCCCGGTGAAGCTGATGATCGGCGGGATCGCCGGCTGGCGCGACGAGGGTTTCGCGCTGAGCAACGATGCGCAAATGGAAACCGGTGCCATGCACTGA
- the ftrA gene encoding transcriptional regulator FtrA — protein MHNHLVVALAYDRLCTFEFGCVVELFALERPELGVDWYRFAVCASEPGPVRAAGGITVAAPYRLAMLDRADTIVIPGWRDPDERPPEPLLKKLRAAHRRGARLCSICSGVFVLAAAGVLDGLTVTTHWRYAERLQARYPALRVNPDALYVDAGQIVTSAGSAAGLDMLLHLVRRDHGGAIANRVAQRLVLPPHRDGGQAQFVPRPVAPGGSDRLAKLIDWMRAHAAEPHTLASLAAHAAMSPRTLQRQFADATGMSPLAWLIRERVNVAKDMLEAQPSLSLAQVAARAGFGSEESLRRHFRRVAAMSPAAYRRGMDRGVRPPRA, from the coding sequence ATGCACAATCATCTCGTCGTCGCGCTTGCCTACGATCGGCTCTGCACTTTCGAATTCGGCTGCGTGGTCGAATTGTTCGCACTCGAACGGCCGGAACTCGGCGTCGACTGGTATCGCTTCGCGGTCTGTGCGAGCGAGCCCGGGCCGGTGCGCGCCGCGGGCGGCATCACGGTCGCCGCGCCGTACCGGCTCGCGATGCTCGATCGTGCGGACACCATCGTGATTCCCGGCTGGCGCGACCCGGACGAACGGCCGCCCGAACCGCTGCTGAAGAAACTGCGCGCCGCGCATCGCCGCGGCGCGCGGCTCTGTTCGATCTGTTCGGGCGTGTTCGTGCTGGCGGCGGCCGGCGTGCTCGACGGGCTTACCGTGACGACCCACTGGCGTTACGCGGAGCGCCTGCAGGCGCGCTATCCGGCGCTGCGCGTGAACCCCGACGCGCTGTACGTCGATGCCGGGCAGATCGTCACGTCGGCCGGTTCGGCGGCCGGCCTCGACATGCTGCTGCATCTGGTGCGCCGCGATCACGGCGGCGCGATCGCGAACCGCGTCGCGCAGCGGCTCGTGCTGCCGCCGCATCGCGACGGCGGGCAGGCGCAGTTCGTGCCGCGCCCCGTCGCGCCTGGCGGCAGCGACCGGCTCGCGAAGCTGATCGACTGGATGCGCGCGCATGCGGCCGAGCCGCACACGCTCGCGTCGCTGGCCGCGCATGCCGCGATGAGCCCGCGCACGCTGCAGCGGCAGTTCGCCGACGCGACCGGGATGTCGCCACTCGCGTGGCTGATCCGCGAGCGCGTGAACGTCGCGAAGGATATGCTCGAAGCGCAGCCGTCCCTGTCGCTGGCGCAGGTTGCCGCGCGTGCGGGCTTCGGCTCGGAGGAATCGTTGCGCCGGCATTTCCGGCGCGTCGCGGCGATGAGCCCGGCCGCTTACCGGCGCG